The nucleotide window TTTTCCCTCCTGCTCACCCGGCGGTTTACAGCCGTTACAGAATCTGCAGACTCCGGGTTCTGCAGACTCCGTGGATGCTCCCCTGAAAAATTTACCCCACGTTTATCTTTGCAATGGCAAGAACAACCTCTGAAGCTGCATTTAAGCATGTAAAAATATCGTGTTTCATCACCAAGATGCTGGAAAAGCTCCAAAGTAGGTAGGGCCTGAGAacagcatctttttttcttacccCCTTGCAGACCATGTGCTTATTGCTGGCAGCGACAGGACGATGGAGAGAGATAAGAAAAGGAATGTTTACACGGAGGCTTCTCTGAACATGCCTGTGCCGCTCCAGGACACTCAGGATATGTCTGCAcatcccccatccctggcaaTGCAACCGGCCCAAGGAAAACCCAGAAGACAAAACTCTTGTCTCACACTTGGTTGCTGCATTGTCCCTCCCTACAGAGAATTTTGGCACTGCCTCAATTTGAACTGAAGCAACTCTGGAGGAAAAGCACACAATGGAATAGTGCAAATAGGAAAatgagagggatttggggatgctGGGGAAACGACTAGTGAGTAATTTACCTTCAACCTGCCTGAAAAGACAGCTGAAAAAGCTGACCTCCACTCCTGTGGACTTGGACAggtcctgctcagccccagagcTGACAATCCCCAATTAtcttccctgtccctgggctgtgctCAACCCACCTCCCCCTAGCATTCCACTACAACCTTGACTGCTCATGGATTGCTTATGGTGCATCTTACCAGGACACTCAAGCAAATCTCATGGCTTCCCACTGTAAATATTAAGAGAACAAACTCTGATTGATTAATCAATTAATTAGATGAAACACACTGATGGCTGCCACAGGCCCACAGTAATTTGTTATAACAAAGTGCTGAGGTTCAGTCAAAAGCAGGCTGGCACCAGCCCTCCAAGGGAGATGCCTTCTCCTTTCTGAGCAAAGACTGTAACAATTATTCAATGAAATGGCTAACGTTTCCGCTGAAACTTGAATTTGTAAATAGCTGGACCAgttgttgtttctttcttcacCTTTACTTTATGAGTTTTGTcctggaaaaaagaacaagtacAAATATTTGCTGCCAtgcaagaaggagaaaaaaccccacccatgTAAATAAGAGTCCCTGTCTGGGTCTGACCATAAAAGAAAAACGGTCACTTTGCACTGTTTAGGTAGggattttcattttatctgcTCTTTTCCCCTTCAGGCTGTCAGGCATAATCTGCTTTGCTCACAAGCACCAGAGAACAGGAGTCCCATTCAGAGAAGtaattacagatttttaagaCGTTCTCATAACTTAGAGAAATGGTTCCCTGCTTCTGACTCCTAGTGACACTGTTTTGGAGAAGACTTGTGACCACCACTTCACAGCTGAGTCTTAGTCCTTGCTTACAAGGTGACACTTGGAATAGGAGATATCATTTACTGAAATGcttaatttccttattttttccatACTAAAAGAGGATTACTTATCTTCAGGCATTATCTGGAGGTGTCATTATAAAACCAGAATGAAGAAACAAATACAACATATACAACACATACAATACCAGACCTAATGACTTAACAGAACAGACTTGGAGAACCAGAACCAAGTCCCTCACCAGAAGATCTTTCCGTGTCTGGATTTTCTGTGTGATGACAAACATGGCCTTCTCTCTCTCAATGCGCTGCCTCAGGAGGTCATACTGGTTCTTCCTCTGCTGGGCTAatttctggaaacaaaaaaaaaaaaagctgtattaaGACAGAGATGAGTAAGACACTATGGTCTAAATCCTCTGAATTTCAATGTCGAATGCAAGAGAACATTTAACTCCCTAATGAAAATCCACTTTAtaaagaggagggaaaacaaaaaaagagacagacCAGAGATCAATTCCTGAAGTGCTCAGAGCCTGCAGAGGCCTCTCAAAATGCAACTTGTTGGGTCAAGTTTGCCTAATGAGAGTGGATAGCTTTCCCAGCACAGAAACAGTATTATTGCAGGTGTGATTTAAGTAATTAAATTAAGGAGAACAGATCCCAACATGCTTAAAATATGACTCAGACATTTAGGAGAAAACTAGTCAGTCTACGACTCGTCCAACTGCTTTACTGACAAGTCAAACTGAGACAGCTGGCAGGAGGAAAGGGACCACAGGGTGTTTATTATCTGACATCTGAGTCAGAAAAAACAGGTTACAAATTTACCAGTCGGCAATTTTAAGACAGCTATTTTTACCTTACACACAACCGACTCATACTCCGAACACTGTTCAACAGATCTGAATTACCCGAGCAGAATCTACAGCCGTAAAGCCAAGTGTAGTTACTTCTAGGACAAAAGTGCTGTGATACTAAAACATCAGAATCAAAGCTGATGGCATAAGCAATTCACGCTGAAGAATCATGAAACAACTCAAATTAGAAAAGCCAGGAAGTGAGACTACAGTGTAAATGGCTTTAAGAAGGAAAGCGAGGAGACAAATCTCAAGCCACTTTGGGCTCAGAACCGAACTGAAGAATACTGTAAGATCAGGAATACGGCAACAGAGACATCTGTGTTAGAATAAGCTTCTTCCTATATACCTAATTCAGGGGTGCAAGTGGTTTTGGGGAAGTGTGAGGGGAGACTTAACAGTGGgtgctgaaaaaaattacacttgAAACTATAGCAGTCTAATGAAACAATAGTCCCATAGGTATATGTTCCTTTATAGAGGAGAAATATCTCAGTTTTGCAGGGACACTGCCTAATCAGATCCACACCACTCTTTTCTGGCCTGTACATCACAACTTATGGTGGTCTGCCCACAGTGGACTGGTATGCACTGAAAGAATACTCTGTGTTAGTCCAGGAAAAGATGTGACTGCAGGCTCACCAGGCACTTGGTGATTAAGTGCCTTCCACTACTGAATTAAGTACTTCCACTACTACCTTTAAAAGTTTTAAGAGAACAATTTTGTTCACCTCCACAATGGTGCAATTAATCCTTTTTAGTGCTTGTCATATAAAAGATGTAAAACATGAAGAACGCTGTAAGACAAACCGCAGCAGTACCTTTAGGTGGGCAGGATCAGTAGGTCCCTTCACCGTCTCTCTCTGCAACATTGCAATGGTAGGTCGGTTGTACACTCTATCTACAAGCTCAGGAACGGTGTCCAGCTGTGTGGCAATATCAAACTCCTGAActatacataaaaaaaaagttaggaaTAAACTCCCATGGACTCCTTTGATAAGCAAACCTTTCAAACATGTTGCTACAGTCAGCAACAggagccccagcagcacagctcctgcagaagTGATGTCTCAGTTAGTAACCAATAGGGATTTCTAGAGCACCTGaattcctgggggaaaaaagtgtccTTCTTTTATGACAGTCCACATTAACACGTGACAGAACAAGTTCTGTCACCCGGTTCAAGCCTCACCTTCCCGCTCCGTATCCACGAAGAAGACATGCCGGCCccggccgctccccgccgcgTCCAGCAGGTGGAGCTCTGCCTTCAAGCGCTCGATTTTCTGTGGAAAGTCCAAGTTTGGCCAAATTCGGACCGAGTAAAATCAAGTCTCCCCCGAGGACATTTCTGTCTGTTCCTCGAGGTTACATATAGCTGAactccttccttttttcatctctgaaaaCACATCTAGTCTATATTTATGACATGCCTTCACAACTTTTCCAGACAAGAGGGTCACGGTGACTGTTGCTGTTACCCAGACAAAGTGCACACATCCACCTGCAAAGCTCAGTTCCCTGTATGGCAAAGGGGAATGATTGCCATGGAACCACCAGCAAAAGCATGAAGGAAAGTTTAAAGCTGGCTTTGATTTTTTATCTGCAGTGATGATTCTGCTTTGTGAATCAACATCAGAGCATACAACATCTTCAGAAAAGGATCGTATTTCTGTGGATTGCCTGCCTACCATACTCCAACAACCCACTTCAGATTATTCTCCTCAACTGGGAGACCTTCTCATACTCTataactccctgacaggagagcGTAGCCAGGTGGCAGTTAGTCACTTCTCTCAAGTAACAAGTGTTttcccctgtgctcagcactggttAGGCCACACCCTGAGTGATGCacccagttctgggcccctcagtttagGAAGGATGTTGAAATGCTCtaatgtgtccagagaagggcaacaagcCTGGTGAAAGAgtctggaacacaagccctatgaagaatggctgagggagctggggttgtttagcctggaaaaaaggaggctcgggggaGACCTGATCACACTCTACACCTCCCTGAAAgaaggctgtagccaggtggggacagtctcttctcccaggcaaccactGACAGAacgagaggacacagccttaagCTGcgccaggggaagtttaggatGGACactaggaaaaaattctctGGGCACTggaatgagctgcccagggaggtggtggagtcactgtccctggaggtgtttaaaaaaagtacTGGATGTGAtgctcagtgccatggtctggttgagaAGGTGGTGTTAGATCATaggttgaacttgatgatctcaaaggtcttttccaacctagttaattctgtgattctgtgacaggacaagaggaaacagcctcaagctaTGCTGGGGGAGGTTCAAGTttggtattaggaaaaatttcttccctgaaagggtagtcaagcattggaacaggctgcccagagaaatgGTAGAATCACCATCCTTAGAAGTGCTCAAAAGGCATGTGGCTGTGGCACCTGGGAACACACAGGGTAGTGGTGACCATGGTGGTGGCTGGGTGAACAGCTGGACTTCATGAGAGTGCTCTTCCAATCTCAGTGATTTCATGATTTCTCTATAAACATGCTAAGCAGAAATACATGTTTAATGTCTTGAAATTTACATAAAAATCACTGCATTTTATAACAATACACAGTGTAATTTTTGATAGTCATCACACCTTTAGGCTCTATATCCAGCACTCCACTGACACTTCCATTGTCCTTTCCAGCATTGTACAAATCAGATTTCACTGAATGAACACAACAGCCAGCAGCAACAATAAGAACAACACAATAAAATAACTATTCTGAGCAAACTAGAAAACACTAAAAGTGTGAGTTATTACCTTGGCTTCTGCAACTCTTTTCATTTCTACATATTTAATATCCTGTGTCCTCATCAACTTCATCTGCTCCGGGGTCACTTCGTCCTTTGGCTGCTTTATTACATGGACTCCATCCTACAACCAGATGAACACGGCACTTACAGACAGCCCATCCCACCTGGAGAGCACTGTGGGGCCTGCTAACAGCAGAAGAACTTTGTTCCTTGTCCCTCATTTTCTTCAAAGCCTTCTACAGGCACCAAAccaatttttctcatttatctaaaaattcataaatttaaataaaaacaaggtaggggaaaaaaaatgttacttaGAGCAACAGAGTGTCATCCTGCTTGAAAGCAATGGAGGTTCTCACCTTGACCTCTGCACGTATCATTTTAAAGTAGAACTCATCGGGGTTCTTGTCCAGAGCTTTCTTCTGCAGCGCTCTGAGAGCATTCTGCTTCTTGTGGTAGTCACTGGGGAGGATAAAGCCAACAATCACGAGCTGTTCAGCAGCTTCTCCGTGTTCACCTCTACTGAGGTGCCGAGTCTTTTCCAGCGATGCTCAGCGCTCGAAGATAGCCCAAGGAAACCCTCTGGACGCGGGGAGACCCACCCAGCGCTGCCCGCCCCTCGCGGCCGCACTCACTGGGCGCGGAGCCGGTagtccttcttcttctccagcaAGCCCAGCTTCGTCCGGGCGGCGGGCTACGGGAGAGACGGGGCGCGTGAGCGGGAGAGAATGCGGGGAGGGAGCGCGCAGGGCCCCGcgaggggccggggccggggccggggccggggccgaggCCGAGGCCGGGGCCGGCGGGACCCAGCCCGACGCACTGACCTGGGCCCGCTCACGGTGCGGACGCTGCCGCGCCTTGGCGGCTTTCCTGAAGGCGGCCGACATGGCTGCGATGGCGGCTCCGAGCGCCGCTCCCGGGGCCGCGCGGCGACACGCGGGGCGCGCGCCGGAAGAGGCGGGGCCCGGAGTCAGAGGTCAGAGGACGCAACGCACCCCCGCCAGGCGGCGCCGTGTCCATAGCGACGGCGGGAACGCGCGCGcggccccagcacagccccgccCGACCCCGCGGGGACCCCGGGCATGGGCGGgtccggccgccgccgccgggacAGCCCCAcggggcgggcactgccggtcCCTCCGCCGCCTCCCGGAGCCCTCCCGCGGAGCTCCCGTCCTCGACCTGGGGAGGCGAAGCGCCGGAGCCGCCGGCTCGAGACAGGGCTCATCCCGCTGCCGGACGCACGGGGAGCATCGCGGGCGGGACCGTCCCGCTCCCCCGGTGGTGGCGGCGGCGCAGCGCCTCCCGGCGCCCGAGCGCTGTGCTGGGCGGGCACTGGCCGAGCCGGCCCCGAGCCACCTCcgggccgcccccggccccgccccgggccgggctccgCGCTCCTGGCTGGGGAGCACTGCCGAGCTGAGCCGAATCTGCCCATCGCCGGGGCACTGAGGGCGGCAGCGCGGCCCCGGGACGCCGACCAGGTGAgtcgggccgggccgggccgggccaggccgggccgcgGGAGCCGAGCCGGGACTGGGAACCGCCGCCCGCTGTGTCCCCGCAGCCCTGGGCGAGTCGGGCGGTGGCGGGGGTGCCTTGGGGGGCTGAAGGGAGGGCGCCGTATCCTCGGTGCCGTCTGGGGTCGGGGCATCCGCCGGGACCCTACCGGGGTCACGGTGGCGGTACCGGGACGTCTCTAGCCGGAGAGCTCTGCTCCGGCAGCACGGCGCACACCGCTtttcaaaaggagaaaaccacAATCTTTGGGCCGTGCCCCTTTCCCAGACTGTGAAGTTGAGAGTTTGAGCAATGCTTTATGAAGAGACTAATGAGACTTTACCCAACCAACAGACCCGGGAGTAAACTATAATCAAATGCTCAAATGTAGCACAAGAAAATTTTCAACACCTCCGGACTGATTGCTGTTTTTCCAGACAATCTCAGGGTAGCTATGGGAAAAGGCTCTAAGccttgctttgtgtgtgtgttagaCAAAGACTCGGAAGTCACAGTTTGAatctcacattaaaaaatagctCAAGATCCTTgcaattttctttcctccacACAGTTATGTTTCAGATTTTGTTCTCTTACAGGTAActtcttactgttttctttatctGTTTCCAGTTCTGTACCTGTGGTTATGTTAACCACTGACACTTTCATGAGAACTCATGGAGATGTTGGATATACTTTCCAGTTAGCCTGGGTGAAGCATGGTGGTAGGAATTTCTCTCCGCAGACTTGCAACACAAACAGATGGTGTGTGCCAAGGTTATGTATCTTCACAGGGCGGTATTTGATACTGAGGTCTCTTTACTTAAATCCGAACTTGCTATGTTCAGTGTTTCCCAGTTTTGAAAATGATAAAGGAATCTTTCCAGAGTAGAAAACCTATTCctaggagcagagggaagggcgAAGCTCTGGTGGATGCAGCATCCTGGTGGCAGCACAGGCCTCTAGGGAAGAGTGTAGGGACATTCCTTTTACTTTTCTGACTCCTTTACCAAGCATTAGAAATCTGTGGCTCCCCTAGCTGCCCAGGCGTTGAACCACCTTATTTCCCTAACTTGCTTTGTCAATATGTGGTTTAACTTCATGGTAGGCAAgacagcagaaagaggaagtCTACATTTCTCCTGTCTTATTTTTGTGCcatcctctttccttttcctgacatGGAGACTGTATTGTTCCCTTGCTTTTCTTGCTGACCACTTCCTTTGAGGCATGGAATTGTCAGCAGTAGTTTCATTCTTACCCAGCCTGGTCTGTAATTTTGTACACTTTTAAAAATGGTGGCATAGCACAGGAGACAAAAATATAGGTGATATGGTTAGTTGTGGGCACTAATTATAACAGATGCTCTACAGCAAAAGGTATGTTTTGGAATATGAACTCCATAAACCTGTGCATAGGGGGTGGTGGGACACACTTAAGGCAGGGCATTGTTTAGAAACAGCCAGAATTCCTTAGCAGGAGGCCCTTGAACTGTTCCATGATCTCAGCTTCTGGAGcatccctgtgtctctgtgttggATTTTTTGAGATGCCTCTTGGAGTAAAATCTGTCCTTTTCCCCTGCCTGCGGAACAGCATCTGAAGAGCTGAGTGGTGAGTAGATTGCTGAAGGTGACTGTGGTTCCCCAGTCTTTGGGAGGACAGTAGGtcactgctgttcctgcagcacatCTGCCCTCGGCTCAGCTCCTGGTTTGCGCTGTGGTCCCTTTTAGAGCAGGTGCTGGAACAGCCATGCTGTCCAAGAACACAGCTGGCAGCAACATAGCTCAGCTTTCCCAGGTCATCctggggaggaaaagcaggagtcTCTTTCCTGGCTGGTGTCATCATGGTGTCCATGATGACACATGGTTTTTTGTCTGTAGTGTGCCTTGTATGACTGTAGGCAGTATTCACTGGTTGTCAATTTATTTCTGAGGGGTATGAGTTCAGCTAtgttattttctggttttggacaTAGCAACTTCAAGACTGAGGTTAACCCTTAACTGATGGAGCCAGAAGAAACTTCCCTGCAGGCAGGTTACCAAAATTCCCAGTGCACCAACTTTGGAAGCACTGAGTTCTGTTCCCAGCCAGGACTTGCTTGCTCTATTGCTTGCCTG belongs to Corvus hawaiiensis isolate bCorHaw1 chromosome 23, bCorHaw1.pri.cur, whole genome shotgun sequence and includes:
- the UTP11 gene encoding probable U3 small nucleolar RNA-associated protein 11 → MSAAFRKAAKARQRPHRERAQPAARTKLGLLEKKKDYRLRAHDYHKKQNALRALQKKALDKNPDEFYFKMIRAEVKDGVHVIKQPKDEVTPEQMKLMRTQDIKYVEMKRVAEAKKIERLKAELHLLDAAGSGRGRHVFFVDTEREVQEFDIATQLDTVPELVDRVYNRPTIAMLQRETVKGPTDPAHLKKLAQQRKNQYDLLRQRIEREKAMFVITQKIQTRKDLLDKTHKVKVKKETTTGPAIYKFKFQRKR